The genomic interval TTTTTGTTCATTGACGCCGCCAACCCGCCCTCAAAGGAGACGGAGGAGGCGGAGGTTGTCTTTGATGAAGGATTTGACTCTGTTCTCCGCAGCACCGGAGTGCTGCGGAGCGGTCTCGATGCCCCACCCTTGCAGGAGGGGCACCGTCTCCGGTGGCTAGACCGGAGATGTTTTTGTTCAAGGATCCCGGCCCCGCCCCTCACCCGAAGGTGTCAGGACAGTGCCGGGTTGAACGAGGATGGCTCACATCCTGAACCCCTGCTTTCCTCTCCCGAAGGAGAGGCGGCAGCAGGAATTCTCACAAGGATGTGAACCGCCGAGCAGGCTGTGAAGAATGCTCGGGGGATTTCCTCGCGGACCCGATGGACTCCGGCGTGGACTGTGAAGGCCATGCCGGATCGGGGCCGCGAGACACATCCTCGCGTCGTACCCAACTGTTCACTTGTCAGAGAGCCAAATGCCGATGCGGCCGGTCTGGCCGCTTCGAGCTCATCGTAGGCTGCGAGTTCCGGATCGAGTCCTGAACAGGCCTGGCCTTCCGACGAGAGACGCCCCGGCAAGGTGCCAAGGCATCATCTGGTGGCCGCTGCCCCCGCGAGCGGATCGAGAGTTTGCCGGTTCTCCAAGGCCTCGTCAATCGCCTCGCCGGCGCGGGGCAACCTGTGGGAAAAGATGGGGAGAAGGCGGCCGGGGCGGAGACGCGACCGCGGCGGGGCGATCGGGGATCCGCGGGAGAGGCTCGGAGGCCGCTTACGGGCCGGATCCGCCTACTTAGGATCGCGGGATGACCGGTCTTCTCCGCTGTGCTCCCGCCCCGCTCGCCCTGGTCTGTCTGCTGTGCGGCTTCCTGCCCGCGGCCGCGGGCTGCGGCGACGCGGACCGGAACGCGGCAACCGACGGTGGCGTCGAGGCGCCCGTCGGTCATCGCTACGCGATGGCCGGCGAGGTGCTCTCGGTGGCGGAAGAGCCGATCGGCGGCCTCCCGCGCCTGACGATCCATCATGACCCGGTCCCGGAGTTCCGGGACTTGGAGACCGGCGAGGTGGTGGGGATGCCCGCGATGTCGATGCCCTTCCCACTCGCGGCGGGCTTGAACGCTCCTGCCGTCGGCGAGCGGGTGTCGTTCACGCTCCTGGTCGACGGCGGCGATCACGGCGGGCTGCCGTACGTGATCGTGGAGCTTGCGCCCGAACCCAAAGGATCGCCCGCGTCCTGACTTGGAGGAGCCGTCGGGTAGCTTCGCCGCATGGCAGCCCCGCAACGCATCCTCGTCACCGGCGGCGCCGGCTTCGTCGGCTCCCGGCTCGTCAAGAAGCTCCAGGAGACGATCCCCGGCGTCGACCTCCTGGTGGTGGACGACTTCCGCACCGGGACCTTCGCGAACCTCTCCGAGGAGGGGAAGCGGGGCTGGAGCTACCGCGGCCGGGTGATCGCGTACCCGCTGCACGAGGTCGACATCGACGGGCTCATCGAGGACTTCGAGCCCGACGCCGTCTACCACGAAGCCTCCATCACCGACACCACGGTGGAGGACGAGGCGGCGATGATCCGCGACAACGTCGAGCCCTTCGAAGCGTTGCTGGCCGTGTGCCTCGAGAGAGAGATCCCGCTGGTCTGGGTGTCGTCGGCGGCGACCTACGGGACGCAGGCCAGCGGGGCGACCGCGGAGCGACGGCTGTTCAAGCCGGACGACGCCGGACGGCCGGCGAACGTCTACGGCTTCTCCAAGTGGGTGATGGAGAACGCCCAGCGGCGGCTGATGCCGCACTTCCCCGACGGGCACGTCGTCGGGCTGCGCTACTTCAACGTGTTCGGGCCGGGCGAGGCCAACAAGGGGCACATGGCGTCGATGATCCGGCAGCTGGCCCTGCAGATGCTCGACGGCAAGCGGCCGCGGATCTTCGCCCCGGGCACGCAGGCCCGCGACCACGTGCACGTGAGCGACGTGGTGGACGCGACGATCGCGGCGGCGCGGCCCGGGGCGCGAAGCGGGATCTACAACGTGGGCACGGGGGAGGCGACGAGCTTCAACCAGGTGGTGGACGCCCTCAACGAGGCGCTGGGCACCGATCTGCAGCCGGAGTACTTCGACAACCCCTTCCGCTTCTACCAGGACCACACGCAGGCGGACCTCGCCGAGACGAGGGAGGCTCTCAAGTGGAAGCCCCGCTTCTCGACCGCGGAGGGGATCAAGCACTACGCGGGGATCCTCAAGAGCGAGCGGGAGGAGAACCGGGGGTGAAAGACGCCGAGCCGGGCTCCGCGAGCCGGCGCCCGGGACGCTCCGCACGTCTTGAGCGGCGCATGCCCAGGCGGAGCGTGGTGCCGCACCCGACGCATCGCGACGCGGAGCGAGCCGGGTGCAGCGTCGGGCCACCGCGTGGAGCGTCATCCCCGCGGCTCGGCGGGGGCCGCGTCGCGGAGCGGCTTGCGCGGGCAGAAGGCCGCGTCGTGCGCGTCCACCGCTGAGCGAGCAGGAGCCCCGTCCCAGCCCGCCGACCGGCGTTGAGGCCGCCGCGGTCGTCAGGCCCCGGTGAATCCGGCCAGCACCTTCTCCCACCTCCCGCCGGCCTTCAGCAGCCGCTCGATCGCCTCGCGGACGGCCCCGCAGCCCCCTTTGGCCTCGGTCACGAGGTCGGCGGCGGCGCGCACCTCGGCCGCGGCGTCGGCGGGGGCGACGGCGTAGCCGCAGCGAGCCATCGGGCCCAGGTCGGGCAGGTCGTCGCCCATGTAGGCGGCCTCTTCGGGCTGCACGCGGGCGGCGGTGAGCAGGCGGCGGAGGTCGCGGCTCTTGTCGCTGCTGCCCTGGATCACCAGTTCGACGCCGAGCTCGGCGGCGCGGCGGGTGAGGGCGGCGGAGGTGCGGGCGGTGAGGATGCCGATGGCGAGGCCGGCGCCGGGCGCGGCCTTGATGGCGAGGCCGTCGCGGGTGTGGAAGCGCTTGAGTTCGACCTCGCCGGGGCCGTAGAAGAGGCCGCCATCGGTCAGCACACCGTCGACGTCGAGCACGAGGAGGCGGAGGGTTCCCGGGGCGGTCATCGCCGGAAGCTACCCGGCGAATGGCGGGGCGGCCTCCAGAACCGCGGACCGCGGCGGGTTGCCGCTCCAACGGCCGACGGTCCGCGGATTCAGCCGCCGCCGCGGTCGACGAGGCGGAAGGCGACGAGATCCTGGATGTCCAGGAGGCCGATCGGGCGGTTGTCGCCGTCGACGACGGGCACCTCGTCGATCCGCAGGCGGCGGACGAGCTCGGCGGCGTCCCGCATCGTGGCTCCGGGGCCGAGGTGCTTCGGGTCGCGGGTCATGACCGCGGCGAGCGGGCGCGACAGCGGGTCCCCGTCGCCGCCCCGGAAGACCAGGCGGCGGAGGTCGCCGTCGGTGAAGACCCCGACGAGGCGGCCGTCGGGGCCGACGACCACCAGGGCGCCGGCCCGGCGGACGCCGGCGGCGCCCGCGGCGGCCGCGGCGGCGTCGAAGCCCGCCCGCACGGTGGCGTCCGCCGGCACCGCGGCGAGGTTCGCGGACGCGCCGCCGCAGCGGAAGCGGAGCGCCTCGGCGACGGGGGTCATCAGCCGGCCGAGGCCGCCACCGCCGTGGAAGCGGTGGAAGTCGCGCTCGCCGAAGCCCCGACGCGCCGCGCAGCACAGCGCCAGGGCGTCGCCGAGCGCGAGCGTGGCGGCCGTGCTGGCCGTGGGCGCAAGGCCCAGCGGTGGCGCCTCCACCACGCGGCCGATCGACAGGGCGTGGTCGCTGAGGGCGGCCAGCTCGCCGCCGCGGCCGCCGGTGATCGAGACGATCGGCGTGCCGGCGTCGGCCAGCCGCTCGGCGAGCGCGACGACCTCGGCGGTGTCGCCCGAGTGCGAGAGCAGGAGCGCGGCGTCGCCGGGGCGGACGCGTCCGAGGCCGCCGTGGAAGGCTTCCACCGGGTCGAGCGGGTGCGAGGGCGTGCCGGTGGAGGCGAAGGTGGCGGAGAGCTTGGCGGCGATCTGGCCGGACTTGCCCACGCCCGCCACCAGCAGCACCCCCCCGCTCTCGCCGGCGGCGAGCAGCGCCGAGACGGCGGCGGCGAAGGCGGCGCCGGGCTCGACGCCGCGGACCGCGTCGGCCTCGGCGTCGAGCACGCGGCGGGCGAGGGCGAGGGTGTCGCGGTCCGCGGGATCGGCGGCGGCATCGGGCTGCGGGGCGGTTGGAGCCATGTCGGGAGCGGCGGGTGCCGCCGCGGTTTTACCCTGCCGCCGCCGATGGCCGAAGCCCCGCCCCCCACCCAGGCCGCTGCGCCGGCCGAGCGCGAAGCCGACGAGGCCGGTGCGGAGGCCGCCCATCGGGTCGAGCTCGACGCGTTCGAGGGCCCGCTGGACCTGCTGCTGCACCTGGTGAAGCGGCACGAGATCGACCTCTTCGACATCCCGATGGCCGAGCTCGTCCAGCAGTACCTCGAGCACGTGCGGGCGATCGAGGTGCTCGACGTCGACCGCGCCGGCGCCTTCCTGGTGATGGCGGCGACGCTGGTGGAAGTCAAGAGCCGCACGCTGGTGCCGGCCGCCGGCCGCGGCGACGACGCGAAGGACGCGGCGGAGCTGGAGGAGGCCGCCGCGGCGGATCCGCGGCTGGAGCTGGTGCAGCAGCTGCTCGCGTACCGGCGTTTCAAAGAAGCGGCGGCTGCGCTGGAGGCGCGACGCTTGGACTGGGAGTCGCGGCACCCGGCCGCGGCGGGCCGCTCGGAGGCGGCCGACGAGGACCCCCACGCCCCGCCGCCGCTGGAACTCGACGAGGCCAACGCGATGGACCTCACCCACGCCTTCGCCCGCGCGATGGAGGCGATCGGGCACGTGGGGGATCACGAGGTCGAGGTCGACGACACGCCGATCTCGCTGCACGCCGAGGACATCGCCGACCGCATCGCCCGCGACGGCGGCGAGGCCCGGACGCTGACGCTCGGGCAGGTGATCGCCGGCCGCGGCCGCGGCGAAGCGATCGGGCTGTTCCTGGCGCTGCTCGAGCTCGTCCGGCAGCGCCGGCTGACGGTCGCGGCGGGCGGAGCCGCGGACGGGACGGAGACCAGGCTGTCGCTGCGTGATCCCGACACCGAGGAGGAGCTGGACGCGGACGCGGAGGCGGAGGCGCCGGACGTGGAAGACCTCGACGCCTTCGATTGGGCGGAGCCGGCGGCCCGGGAGCGGCACGCGCGACGCCTGCGGCTGCGGGCGCAGCGGGCGGCGGAGGAAGCGGCGGACGCCCCCGCGGGACCCCGCCCGCCGGAGGTGCCGCCCGGGCCGGCCGGGCACGCCGCGCCGGCGTGACGCCACCTCGCGGCCGATCGTTCAGCGGCTCAGCAGGAAGGTGAACTCGAAGGTGCGGGGCGCGTCCCAGCCGTCGAGCCGCTCGCCGCTGGCCCGCCAGCGGTAGAGCGAGCGGAGGATCGGGGCGTCGACCGCGTTGCTGCCGGCGGAGCGGAGGATCCGGGCGTTGAGCACGGTGCCGTCGCGGTCGAAGGTGACGGCGACGCGCGGCGAACGCACCACCGTGGAGAGGATCGCGACGGGGTCGATCTTCGGGCGGGCGACGTCGACGGTGAGGCCGGGGCCGACCTCGACGCGGCCGGGCCGCAGCTCGGTGGCGTCCTCGGCGGCCGTGGCGTCGCTCTCGCTGTCGCTGCGCGGCGCGGAGGTGGGCTCGGGCGGGCCCTCGGGGGCCGGCGGGGGCTCGGGCGGCGTGGGCGGATCGGCGGCGGAACCGGGGTCGGCGGGATCCGCGGACGGTGGGGCACGGCCCGCGGATTCCGCCGCGGTCCGCGGGTCTTCGGCCGTCGCGGCGTCCGGGCTCGCAGCGGCGTCGGCCGGGCCGGGCCCGGGCAGGGCGACGCCCTCCGCCGCGGGCTCGCCGGCGGGCGCGATGGCGGCGGGTTCGGGGCCGAGCGGGGCGGCGGCGGGGGCGGAGGCGGGCGGGGCCGGGGGCGTCGGGGGCGCGGTGGCGTCGCGGGCGGGTGCGCCGGGCGTGGGAGCGGCCGAGGCCTGCAGGGCCGGCTGCAGCGTGCGGCGGCGGCGTGCGAGCAGGTCCTCGAAGGCGTCGTGCGCGATCCAGGCGACGGTGACGCGGGGCTCCGCCCCGTCGCGGCCGAGCGGTGTGTCGGGGGCATCGGCATCGCCCGCGACGACCCGGACCTCGGTGGCCGTGAGGTTGTTGCGGCGGCTGCCCGCGCCGGGATCCCCCTCGTCGACCTCGCCGTCCGCGTCGGCCACGCCCAGGAGGAACGCGGCGCGGGCGCCGCCGCCGGAGGGGGCGAAGCCCTCGGGGATGGAGGCCTCGCCGGCGGCGGCGGCGCTCGCGCCGCCCGGCAGCGGGCCCGGGGCCTCGGCGGCGAACAGCAGCGTGTCGTCGGGGCTCAGGCGGTCGTCGGTGGAGAGGTAGACCGCGTCGCGGCGGGCGGGCCCGGCGGCCGCGGGCCGCAGGTTCTCCACGACGAGCCGGACCGGGGCGGGGCTGCCGGCCACGAGCGTCACCGGGCGGTCGGCTCGGCCGCCGGGCGGTGCAGAAGCGAGCGTGGCGGCCTCCCCGACGTCAAGCCGGGCGGCGGCGAGGTCGGGGTAGGGCGAGGCCTCGATGAGCAGCGGGAGCTCGGCCGCGTTCTCGGGCCCGTGCGGCTCGGCGAGGACGCGGCCGGCGTCCACCTCCACCCGCAGGCGCACGACGCCGGCGGCCTCGGCGGGCAGCGGGAGCACGAGCGTGCGGGCGGATCGGCCGCCGGGCGGCAGCGGCCCGGAGCCGCGCGCCGCGGCGGCGGCGAGGGGCGGGGCATCGCCGGCGAGCACCGCGACCGCGTCCCGGCCGCCGCCGCGGAGCCAGCCGGCGCCTCGGTTCTCGCGTTGC from Phycisphaera mikurensis NBRC 102666 carries:
- a CDS encoding copper-binding protein, producing the protein MTGLLRCAPAPLALVCLLCGFLPAAAGCGDADRNAATDGGVEAPVGHRYAMAGEVLSVAEEPIGGLPRLTIHHDPVPEFRDLETGEVVGMPAMSMPFPLAAGLNAPAVGERVSFTLLVDGGDHGGLPYVIVELAPEPKGSPAS
- a CDS encoding NAD-dependent epimerase/dehydratase family protein, with the translated sequence MAAPQRILVTGGAGFVGSRLVKKLQETIPGVDLLVVDDFRTGTFANLSEEGKRGWSYRGRVIAYPLHEVDIDGLIEDFEPDAVYHEASITDTTVEDEAAMIRDNVEPFEALLAVCLEREIPLVWVSSAATYGTQASGATAERRLFKPDDAGRPANVYGFSKWVMENAQRRLMPHFPDGHVVGLRYFNVFGPGEANKGHMASMIRQLALQMLDGKRPRIFAPGTQARDHVHVSDVVDATIAAARPGARSGIYNVGTGEATSFNQVVDALNEALGTDLQPEYFDNPFRFYQDHTQADLAETREALKWKPRFSTAEGIKHYAGILKSEREENRG
- a CDS encoding KdsC family phosphatase — translated: MTAPGTLRLLVLDVDGVLTDGGLFYGPGEVELKRFHTRDGLAIKAAPGAGLAIGILTARTSAALTRRAAELGVELVIQGSSDKSRDLRRLLTAARVQPEEAAYMGDDLPDLGPMARCGYAVAPADAAAEVRAAADLVTEAKGGCGAVREAIERLLKAGGRWEKVLAGFTGA
- a CDS encoding SIS domain-containing protein; protein product: MAPTAPQPDAAADPADRDTLALARRVLDAEADAVRGVEPGAAFAAAVSALLAAGESGGVLLVAGVGKSGQIAAKLSATFASTGTPSHPLDPVEAFHGGLGRVRPGDAALLLSHSGDTAEVVALAERLADAGTPIVSITGGRGGELAALSDHALSIGRVVEAPPLGLAPTASTAATLALGDALALCCAARRGFGERDFHRFHGGGGLGRLMTPVAEALRFRCGGASANLAAVPADATVRAGFDAAAAAAGAAGVRRAGALVVVGPDGRLVGVFTDGDLRRLVFRGGDGDPLSRPLAAVMTRDPKHLGPGATMRDAAELVRRLRIDEVPVVDGDNRPIGLLDIQDLVAFRLVDRGGG
- a CDS encoding segregation and condensation protein A, coding for MAEAPPPTQAAAPAEREADEAGAEAAHRVELDAFEGPLDLLLHLVKRHEIDLFDIPMAELVQQYLEHVRAIEVLDVDRAGAFLVMAATLVEVKSRTLVPAAGRGDDAKDAAELEEAAAADPRLELVQQLLAYRRFKEAAAALEARRLDWESRHPAAAGRSEAADEDPHAPPPLELDEANAMDLTHAFARAMEAIGHVGDHEVEVDDTPISLHAEDIADRIARDGGEARTLTLGQVIAGRGRGEAIGLFLALLELVRQRRLTVAAGGAADGTETRLSLRDPDTEEELDADAEAEAPDVEDLDAFDWAEPAARERHARRLRLRAQRAAEEAADAPAGPRPPEVPPGPAGHAAPA